A single Ktedonobacteraceae bacterium DNA region contains:
- a CDS encoding LppX_LprAFG lipoprotein → MNLSRISMRRALACALLCLAGGLLLVGCTPPWQHNNVIAASNFGAKPTAKQVLAMVQKNFHNVTAFHVVMKTYNLGTPTGDNQIQIRTAEGDVLMPDKVKAQANVLLSGQAVTINLISIGDTQYITDPITGQWRVVKGVLDASTLTNPDTGIISLANKLQNVTGPTADTVNGTPCWRVNGLLDAKYLAFLTGGGVPPGTMLKTSICAGKADALLYELKVTGQATTTDTPQTTRTFEISNYNENISINAPQIQ, encoded by the coding sequence ATGAACTTATCGCGTATTTCGATGCGTCGCGCACTCGCTTGCGCCCTGCTCTGCCTGGCAGGTGGATTGTTGCTGGTTGGCTGCACTCCGCCCTGGCAGCATAATAACGTCATTGCCGCCAGCAATTTCGGCGCGAAGCCGACCGCTAAGCAGGTGCTGGCTATGGTACAGAAAAACTTTCACAATGTTACCGCGTTCCATGTCGTAATGAAGACCTATAATCTGGGCACCCCAACGGGCGACAATCAGATCCAGATTCGCACCGCCGAGGGCGACGTGCTGATGCCGGATAAAGTCAAGGCCCAGGCCAATGTATTGCTTTCGGGACAGGCCGTTACAATCAATCTCATCAGTATCGGCGACACGCAATACATCACTGATCCCATTACCGGCCAGTGGCGCGTCGTCAAGGGCGTGCTGGATGCCAGTACGCTGACAAATCCCGATACCGGCATCATCTCGCTGGCAAACAAACTTCAGAACGTCACCGGTCCTACAGCCGATACTGTCAACGGCACACCCTGCTGGCGCGTCAATGGCCTGCTGGATGCCAAATATCTCGCATTTCTCACCGGCGGCGGTGTCCCTCCCGGAACCATGCTCAAGACCAGCATCTGCGCCGGCAAAGCAGACGCCCTGCTCTACGAGTTAAAAGTCACCGGTCAGGCTACCACGACTGACACTCCTCAGACCACGCGCACATTTGAAATCTCGAACTACAACGAAAATATCAGCATCAATGCTCCACAAATTCAATGA
- a CDS encoding MFS transporter, which yields MYTLEDDQETSENLRKRNFINATGAPASSDALPGEDSGLSLSSPGDPGQASGAVPTRPLSFSQQITSSFKKLTTPGKNVTAASPAGKRVAVAALTVACIGVFFTALDQTVVVTALPQIIEDPGINISIAQIDHAAWIVSAYLLGFIIAMPLMGRVSDIFGRRRIFLLCMSIFGIGSIFCGLAPWLGQNVDLSFLSALGIDTSSSGLIWLVAARFFQAIGGGAVVPVAMAIVSDFYGQERRALALGIVGAVTEAGGVVGPLYGAIIVERFGWTYIFFFNAPIVFVLMLAAWFFIPKGKRLRENIDWLGAILLGLALTCLSLGLAQQGTELGPTTVNGSAPQNNPVSLALAVVFLIAFIVVECIPRWSIPRLSLSKRFPFIRAGIVKQVRWPVVDLSLFKRLPFSATSLVSLFIGAALIIAMADIPIFVNTVLARQIPADQLPLVSGLALMRMTIMIPIGAFLGGWLCSRLSCRVTGVLGLLFAATGFYLMSRWPLNVDWNQITISTVTTGFGFGLVIAPIGTTAINAVKANQAGMGSSIVTSLRMLGMTLGLAALTSWALAYFKQLASQYPSLPVTATADQFAQWSKGYADHLINAAHTVYSAVFFTTMILCLIAIIPAIFLWGSKAVAQQSQEDLAEMPTLPPLSEAPAPSDPALFSDETIATAAPVAGTFLAVADADMLDQSSLAEPPTIPPVVDDGGDDGNGNPKPRKKRRLILALACLALVLLLVAAGVFAALEWQSPGPSTASNSSPSGSTGSTSAPTATPESGPRMFQLALDDTALTSLFVSQLGLNQNTLTDMKLTPEPGDGLILSLNLHIDSSGIHRVMPIEMDTIIGIDSHQNIQLQVLHLKRDGIDAGPAAAANMQKALNQLLINSLMPSLRAQLRNVKLISIHTSKTIVCGGGAELLVLLIQAPPIQGIAAQPTPVALCFKGPVDINKLLPH from the coding sequence ATGTACACATTGGAAGACGATCAAGAAACATCCGAAAACCTGCGCAAGCGCAACTTCATAAACGCGACCGGCGCCCCGGCCTCTTCGGATGCGCTACCCGGTGAGGACAGCGGCTTGTCCCTGTCCTCACCGGGAGATCCAGGACAGGCCTCAGGCGCTGTCCCTACCAGGCCGCTGTCATTTTCGCAGCAGATTACGAGTTCTTTCAAGAAGCTCACGACTCCCGGCAAGAATGTCACAGCCGCGAGTCCTGCTGGAAAACGCGTAGCGGTAGCCGCTCTCACCGTTGCCTGCATTGGCGTCTTTTTCACCGCCCTCGACCAGACGGTGGTCGTCACAGCATTACCGCAAATCATCGAAGACCCTGGCATCAACATTTCCATCGCACAGATCGACCACGCCGCCTGGATCGTCAGCGCGTACCTGCTGGGATTCATCATCGCCATGCCCTTGATGGGGCGTGTCTCCGATATTTTTGGTCGTCGCCGCATCTTTCTGCTCTGCATGAGCATTTTCGGCATTGGCTCCATTTTCTGCGGCCTGGCTCCGTGGCTCGGACAAAACGTAGACCTCAGTTTCCTGAGCGCGCTTGGCATCGATACCTCGTCATCCGGCCTGATCTGGCTCGTCGCCGCCCGTTTCTTTCAGGCCATCGGCGGTGGAGCAGTTGTACCCGTTGCCATGGCCATCGTCAGCGATTTCTATGGGCAGGAGCGGCGCGCCCTGGCATTGGGCATCGTCGGCGCCGTCACCGAAGCTGGCGGCGTGGTTGGCCCATTATATGGCGCCATCATTGTAGAACGCTTCGGCTGGACGTACATCTTCTTCTTCAACGCGCCGATTGTTTTTGTACTCATGCTTGCCGCCTGGTTCTTTATTCCCAAAGGCAAACGCCTGCGTGAGAACATCGACTGGTTGGGAGCCATCCTGCTAGGCCTGGCCCTCACCTGCCTGAGCCTGGGGTTGGCGCAGCAGGGAACCGAACTGGGTCCAACCACAGTCAATGGTTCCGCGCCACAAAATAATCCTGTCTCATTGGCCCTGGCCGTCGTTTTCTTGATCGCGTTCATTGTTGTCGAATGCATTCCACGCTGGTCGATCCCGCGTCTCTCGCTCTCGAAGCGCTTCCCATTCATTCGCGCTGGCATCGTCAAGCAGGTACGCTGGCCCGTCGTCGATCTCTCGCTTTTCAAACGGCTGCCGTTCTCGGCCACCTCGCTGGTTAGCCTGTTCATCGGCGCGGCGCTGATCATCGCCATGGCCGATATTCCGATCTTCGTCAACACCGTCCTCGCCCGGCAAATACCCGCCGATCAACTGCCCCTGGTTAGCGGCCTTGCCTTGATGCGCATGACCATCATGATTCCCATCGGAGCTTTCCTGGGCGGCTGGTTGTGCAGTCGCCTCTCATGCCGCGTCACTGGCGTACTGGGCCTGCTCTTTGCCGCGACCGGTTTCTATCTCATGAGTCGCTGGCCACTCAATGTTGATTGGAACCAGATCACCATCAGCACTGTGACCACCGGCTTCGGCTTTGGCCTCGTCATCGCCCCCATCGGCACAACCGCCATCAACGCCGTCAAAGCCAATCAAGCCGGTATGGGTTCATCCATCGTTACCTCGCTGCGCATGCTCGGCATGACGCTGGGCCTGGCCGCCCTGACTTCCTGGGCGCTGGCCTACTTCAAACAACTGGCCTCTCAATATCCATCCCTGCCCGTCACGGCCACCGCCGACCAGTTTGCGCAGTGGTCGAAGGGCTATGCCGATCATTTGATCAATGCCGCCCACACCGTCTACAGCGCCGTGTTCTTCACCACCATGATCCTGTGCCTGATTGCCATCATCCCCGCTATATTCCTGTGGGGCAGTAAAGCGGTCGCCCAGCAATCTCAGGAAGATCTGGCGGAAATGCCAACCCTACCACCTCTAAGCGAGGCGCCCGCGCCATCCGATCCTGCTCTGTTTAGCGACGAAACCATCGCGACCGCGGCTCCCGTTGCCGGAACATTCCTCGCAGTCGCCGATGCCGATATGCTCGACCAGAGCAGCCTGGCCGAACCGCCAACCATTCCACCGGTCGTCGACGATGGCGGTGATGATGGGAATGGGAATCCCAAACCCAGAAAGAAACGACGCCTGATTCTCGCCCTTGCCTGTCTCGCTCTTGTCCTGCTTTTAGTAGCAGCAGGCGTATTTGCCGCCCTCGAATGGCAATCTCCCGGCCCTTCAACAGCCTCGAATAGCTCGCCCAGCGGCTCAACAGGCTCGACATCAGCTCCAACAGCCACGCCAGAATCCGGGCCGCGCATGTTCCAATTGGCATTGGATGACACGGCGCTCACCTCGCTCTTTGTCTCGCAGCTTGGCCTGAATCAGAATACGCTGACCGATATGAAGCTCACGCCTGAACCTGGCGATGGCCTGATTCTCAGCCTGAACCTGCATATCGACTCCAGCGGCATTCATCGCGTTATGCCCATTGAAATGGATACTATCATCGGTATCGATTCGCATCAAAACATCCAACTACAGGTGCTGCATTTGAAACGCGACGGCATCGATGCCGGACCCGCTGCCGCCGCCAACATGCAAAAGGCCCTGAATCAATTGCTGATCAACTCGCTCATGCCATCGCTGCGCGCCCAGTTGCGGAACGTCAAGCTCATCTCCATCCATACCAGCAAAACCATCGTCTGTGGTGGTGGCGCTGAGCTGCTCGTCCTGCTTATCCAGGCGCCGCCCATCCAGGGTATTGCCGCGCAGCCAACGCCGGTCGCGCTCTGTTTCAAAGGACCTGTCGATATCAATAAATTATTGCCGCACTGA
- a CDS encoding acyltransferase, whose amino-acid sequence MRAIACLIVMAFHISRIGVSTGLWDPFNRSHALFGAIVYAGATGVTLFFVLSGFLLFMPYAKSLLVEHTTWSSARRFYLRRAFRIIPAYYACLFLLVLFAHREYLQPAHWKELGLFLVFFMESSSITYQKINGPFWTLGVEWQFYMLLPLFTLAMGFIVLRLFKGGSMKRRLWLVIGCLGLLIAWGLSSRYWGYYFSQHPTETFLMPRSMLNVILFFTYGSYGKFLEDFGVGMLLSLLFIFARQVSSEGRFHRIARRLAPWLWGSAILALVFCAMWRFNQGNPVWSFGIVNEQYNWLGELGFSLGFGLCIFAILFGSRTLKRPFEWRPLRWIGLISFSLYMWHLPLLIFFASNAENHLQGWNPLAAFSLYWLFACFVIIPFSAISYLLIEKPGVALGEKLWSRIEKRREPQRADESAVCTVKTRATEGR is encoded by the coding sequence GTGCGAGCTATCGCCTGCTTGATAGTAATGGCGTTCCATATTAGCCGGATCGGTGTCAGTACAGGGCTTTGGGACCCGTTCAATCGCTCGCATGCTCTTTTTGGCGCAATTGTCTATGCCGGAGCGACAGGCGTGACACTGTTCTTCGTATTATCGGGCTTCCTGCTCTTCATGCCCTACGCTAAATCCTTGCTAGTCGAGCATACGACCTGGTCGTCGGCGCGGCGTTTCTACCTGCGCCGGGCATTTCGCATCATTCCGGCATACTATGCGTGCCTGTTTTTACTGGTGCTGTTCGCGCACAGGGAATACTTGCAGCCGGCTCACTGGAAAGAATTAGGGCTGTTCCTGGTCTTCTTCATGGAGTCGAGCAGCATCACGTACCAGAAGATCAACGGGCCGTTCTGGACGCTGGGCGTGGAATGGCAGTTTTATATGCTGCTGCCACTGTTTACGCTGGCGATGGGCTTCATCGTGCTGCGGCTATTTAAGGGCGGCTCGATGAAACGGCGTTTGTGGCTGGTGATAGGCTGCCTGGGCCTATTGATTGCCTGGGGGCTGTCTTCGCGCTACTGGGGATACTACTTTTCACAGCATCCTACAGAGACCTTTCTGATGCCGCGCTCAATGCTGAACGTGATCCTGTTCTTTACCTATGGCAGCTATGGAAAGTTTCTTGAAGACTTCGGTGTGGGTATGCTGCTGAGCCTGCTTTTTATCTTCGCTCGGCAGGTGTCTAGCGAGGGAAGATTTCACAGGATAGCGCGGCGCCTGGCTCCCTGGCTGTGGGGTAGTGCCATACTGGCGCTGGTCTTCTGTGCCATGTGGCGTTTCAATCAGGGGAATCCGGTATGGTCTTTCGGCATAGTGAACGAGCAATATAACTGGTTAGGCGAACTGGGATTTTCGCTGGGTTTCGGCCTGTGCATCTTCGCGATCCTGTTTGGCTCCAGGACGCTAAAAAGACCTTTTGAATGGCGGCCATTGCGTTGGATCGGGCTGATCTCCTTCAGCCTGTACATGTGGCACCTGCCACTGCTGATCTTTTTCGCAAGTAATGCGGAAAATCACTTGCAAGGATGGAATCCGCTGGCAGCATTTAGCCTGTACTGGTTGTTTGCGTGCTTCGTGATTATTCCTTTCTCTGCCATCTCCTACCTGCTGATCGAGAAGCCGGGCGTGGCGCTTGGTGAGAAGCTGTGGAGTCGTATTGAAAAGAGACGAGAGCCACAGAGGGCCGATGAATCGGCGGTGTGTACGGTAAAGACGAGAGCCACAGAGGGCCGATAA
- the radC gene encoding DNA repair protein RadC: protein MPTLEKTAGKIVPLPVRLEYHATVHDMPTDERPRERLQNYGAQALSNAELLAIILRTGTTRDNVLELSGKLLAKYGGLSGLMRVDFRELCSEYGLGEAKSAQLKAALEIGRRLGLMQPDEKYQIKSPADAANLVMMEMCYLDHEQMRILTLDTKNQVVENIGRYQGTVNSSVLRAAEIFRPAIMRNCPGVIICHNHPSGDPTPSPEDIAVTEQLVQAGKVLDIELVDHLVIGNHRFVSLKERLRW from the coding sequence ATGCCCACACTTGAAAAGACCGCCGGCAAAATCGTCCCTTTACCGGTCAGACTGGAATACCATGCCACCGTCCACGATATGCCCACCGACGAACGCCCGCGCGAGCGACTGCAAAACTATGGCGCCCAGGCCCTCTCGAACGCCGAACTTCTTGCCATCATCCTGCGCACCGGCACCACGCGCGACAACGTCCTGGAACTCTCAGGAAAACTGCTTGCCAAATACGGTGGACTGAGTGGCCTGATGCGCGTCGACTTTCGCGAATTGTGTTCAGAGTATGGCCTGGGCGAGGCCAAAAGCGCCCAGCTCAAGGCCGCATTGGAGATCGGGCGCAGGCTCGGCCTGATGCAACCCGACGAAAAATACCAGATCAAATCGCCAGCCGATGCCGCGAATCTCGTGATGATGGAAATGTGCTACCTCGATCACGAGCAGATGCGCATCCTCACCCTCGACACCAAAAATCAGGTCGTCGAAAACATCGGTCGCTACCAGGGGACCGTCAACAGTTCCGTCCTGCGCGCCGCCGAAATCTTTCGCCCGGCCATCATGCGCAACTGCCCCGGCGTCATCATCTGTCACAACCACCCCAGCGGCGATCCCACTCCCTCCCCTGAGGATATCGCGGTCACAGAGCAACTGGTGCAGGCGGGCAAGGTGCTGGATATCGAACTGGTGGATCACCTGGTGATCGGAAATCATAGGTTTGTGAGTTTGAAGGAACGGCTGCGGTGGTAG
- a CDS encoding RidA family protein has translation MQIEARLEALGLVLPAAPKAPPGIKLSFSWIRKRGNRIYVSGHSAQAPDGSFPGPFGKVPTEVSLEAAQAAARSTALSMLASLKRELGDLDRVTAWLMVYGMVNAEPGYAQTTNAINGFSDLILELYGPEVGQHARVAVGMATLPLNNAVTIAAEVEFAP, from the coding sequence ATGCAAATTGAAGCCAGGCTCGAGGCCCTGGGACTCGTCCTTCCCGCAGCCCCCAAGGCCCCGCCGGGGATCAAGCTTTCGTTCTCCTGGATCCGCAAGCGCGGCAATCGGATCTATGTGTCAGGACATTCGGCTCAAGCTCCTGACGGTTCATTCCCTGGCCCCTTTGGCAAAGTGCCGACCGAGGTTTCTCTGGAGGCGGCCCAGGCCGCAGCCCGATCCACCGCCCTCTCCATGCTTGCCAGTCTCAAGCGGGAACTCGGAGACCTCGATCGTGTGACCGCCTGGTTGATGGTGTACGGCATGGTCAACGCGGAACCCGGCTACGCCCAGACCACCAATGCCATTAATGGTTTCTCGGACCTGATTCTTGAGCTGTATGGACCAGAGGTGGGACAGCATGCTCGTGTGGCTGTCGGCATGGCGACCTTACCTCTCAACAATGCCGTCACCATTGCAGCCGAAGTGGAATTTGCGCCGTGA
- the lon gene encoding endopeptidase La, which translates to MNQDAVETSGEEHLQQGVEGQFDDSHDQQGSAPEAGEAQETEETPEARGKSDTTPTSQRDEKEGSASSSGERETASRKQSDEDDDEPLTIPDVLPVLPLKDTVIYPFAVQPLGVGQERSIRLIDDVMRGNRLVVLVAQKSADIEQAGPNDIFKIGTVSRIARMIRMPDGTIQIIVQGLERVDIGEFTQEKPYLAAHVTLKPDLQETDDETEAIKRNVVGYFQRLVALVQNVPEGVAAATLNLEEPRQVVYVIATFVQMDLELRQKLLELDSVRAKLENLSSFLRHELEIFELGKKIQSSAQEEMGKVQREYLLREQLKAIQRELGEESEEQATINELRRKIDEAKMPEEALKEANRELSRLEKLPTVSPEYSIIRTYLELLTSLPWSKSTGETIDVARARQVLDQDHYDLEKIKDRILEYLAVRRLKEERMAEQLERSKEVATVQDGVETEEIRPTQPLVSQEGLRQINREPILCFVGPPGVGKTSLGQSIARALGRKFARMSLGGIRDEAEIRGHRRTYIGAMPGRIIQTLRRVDTNDPVIMLDEVDKVGADWRGDPSSALLEVLDPEQNYNFRDNYLDLPFDLSHVMFIATANALEPIPPALRDRMEILELSGYTEEQKLHIARNYLLPKQLEANGLKKDELTVDDAALRRIARDYTREAGVRNLEREIGSLCRKVAKQVAEGKQTPIHVTAEDVPEYLGRQRFFEEVAERIDRPGIATGLTWTPVGGEIIFIEAAAMPGKESQLILTGQLGDVMKESAIAALSYVRSHAESLGLPANVFENQNVHIHVPAGAIPKDGPSAGVTMVTVLVSLASGHNVRSDVAMTGEITLRGKVMPIGGVKEKVLAAYRSGIRTVILPKKNEIDLMEDLPKELRDQMHFVFVTDIRQVLETAIEGFDKLTTHGKEAGNGHDRHREQERPKRRKVEKAAAKAQ; encoded by the coding sequence TTGAATCAAGACGCTGTAGAAACATCTGGCGAAGAACATCTGCAACAAGGGGTAGAAGGACAATTTGACGATAGCCACGATCAGCAGGGTTCTGCGCCTGAAGCAGGGGAAGCGCAGGAAACAGAGGAGACACCGGAAGCACGCGGGAAGAGCGATACGACACCCACCAGTCAGCGCGATGAAAAGGAGGGTTCGGCTTCCTCTAGCGGGGAACGAGAAACGGCCTCACGCAAGCAGAGCGATGAAGATGATGACGAGCCTTTAACAATTCCTGATGTCTTGCCGGTTCTGCCCTTGAAGGATACCGTCATTTATCCTTTCGCCGTGCAGCCGCTTGGGGTGGGCCAGGAACGCTCGATTCGCCTGATCGATGATGTGATGCGCGGGAACCGCCTCGTAGTGCTGGTCGCGCAAAAGTCCGCCGACATCGAGCAGGCGGGGCCGAACGACATCTTCAAGATCGGCACCGTTTCGCGTATAGCGCGTATGATTCGCATGCCGGACGGGACGATCCAGATCATAGTGCAGGGCCTGGAGCGCGTCGATATCGGTGAGTTCACACAAGAGAAGCCCTACCTGGCCGCGCATGTGACGCTGAAGCCGGATTTGCAGGAAACGGATGACGAAACCGAGGCGATTAAACGCAACGTTGTGGGCTACTTCCAGCGCCTGGTGGCCCTGGTGCAGAACGTGCCCGAAGGGGTGGCAGCGGCGACGCTTAATCTAGAGGAGCCGCGCCAGGTGGTCTACGTCATTGCCACTTTCGTGCAGATGGACCTGGAGCTGCGCCAGAAATTGCTGGAACTTGACTCGGTACGCGCCAAGCTGGAGAATTTGAGCAGTTTTCTGCGCCACGAGCTGGAAATCTTCGAGCTGGGCAAGAAAATTCAGTCCAGCGCCCAGGAAGAGATGGGTAAAGTGCAGCGCGAATACCTGCTGCGCGAGCAGCTGAAGGCGATCCAGCGCGAACTGGGCGAGGAGAGCGAAGAGCAGGCCACTATCAACGAGCTGCGGCGCAAAATCGACGAGGCGAAGATGCCAGAGGAGGCCTTGAAAGAGGCCAATCGCGAGCTATCGCGGCTCGAAAAACTACCGACCGTCTCACCCGAATATAGCATCATTCGCACCTACCTGGAATTGCTGACGAGCCTGCCGTGGAGCAAAAGCACCGGTGAAACGATCGATGTTGCGCGCGCCCGGCAGGTGCTCGACCAGGATCACTATGACCTGGAAAAGATCAAGGATCGCATCCTGGAATACCTGGCCGTTCGGCGCCTCAAGGAAGAGCGCATGGCCGAGCAGCTTGAACGCAGCAAGGAAGTGGCTACCGTTCAGGATGGTGTTGAGACGGAGGAGATACGACCGACGCAGCCGCTGGTATCGCAGGAGGGTCTGCGGCAGATCAACCGCGAGCCTATTCTGTGTTTCGTCGGACCGCCGGGAGTAGGAAAAACTTCGCTGGGGCAGTCGATTGCGCGGGCGCTGGGGCGTAAGTTCGCGCGCATGTCGCTGGGCGGCATCCGTGACGAGGCCGAGATTCGCGGGCACCGCCGCACCTATATCGGAGCGATGCCGGGACGGATTATCCAGACGCTGCGGCGCGTGGATACGAACGACCCGGTGATTATGCTGGATGAGGTAGACAAGGTGGGGGCGGACTGGCGCGGCGATCCATCCTCGGCGCTGCTGGAGGTGCTGGACCCCGAACAGAACTACAACTTCCGCGATAACTACCTGGACCTGCCGTTCGACCTGTCGCACGTGATGTTCATCGCCACTGCCAACGCGTTGGAGCCTATTCCACCGGCCCTGCGCGACCGCATGGAGATACTCGAACTCTCCGGCTATACTGAGGAACAGAAGCTGCACATCGCCCGCAACTACCTCTTGCCCAAGCAGCTTGAGGCCAACGGGCTGAAAAAGGACGAACTGACGGTGGATGACGCGGCGCTCAGGCGCATCGCCCGTGACTATACACGCGAGGCGGGCGTGCGCAACCTGGAACGCGAGATCGGCTCGCTGTGCCGCAAGGTCGCCAAACAGGTCGCGGAGGGTAAGCAAACGCCCATCCACGTCACGGCAGAAGATGTGCCAGAATACCTGGGAAGGCAGCGCTTTTTCGAGGAGGTCGCGGAGCGCATCGACCGTCCGGGTATCGCCACAGGACTGACCTGGACGCCGGTCGGGGGCGAGATCATTTTCATTGAGGCAGCCGCGATGCCCGGCAAGGAGAGCCAGTTGATCCTGACGGGCCAACTGGGCGATGTGATGAAGGAGTCGGCAATAGCGGCGCTAAGCTATGTGCGCTCGCACGCGGAGTCGCTGGGCCTGCCCGCCAATGTGTTCGAGAACCAGAACGTGCATATTCACGTACCGGCAGGGGCGATTCCCAAGGACGGTCCATCTGCGGGCGTGACAATGGTGACGGTGCTGGTGTCACTGGCAAGCGGCCATAATGTGCGCTCAGATGTGGCAATGACGGGCGAGATTACGCTGCGCGGCAAGGTGATGCCGATTGGCGGCGTCAAAGAGAAGGTGCTGGCAGCCTATCGTTCTGGCATTCGCACCGTGATTCTGCCCAAGAAGAACGAGATAGACCTGATGGAAGACCTGCCAAAGGAACTGCGCGACCAGATGCATTTCGTCTTCGTGACGGATATCCGGCAGGTACTCGAAACGGCCATCGAGGGCTTCGACAAGCTCACGACGCATGGTAAGGAGGCCGGAAATGGACACGACCGGCACCGCGAGCAGGAGCGACCAAAACGCCGCAAGGTGGAGAAGGCGGCGGCAAAAGCTCAGTAA
- a CDS encoding Hsp20/alpha crystallin family protein, giving the protein MRMRYRYVAYRYADGSQQQLERHYRQLLQDALRQSQQSILQRSVTWRPLADIHESAEMMTVKIELAGMKEEDIEVTLYKDALVVSGERLDDHEHDANLYYHEAQIRYGPFRVEVFIPAPIDADAATARYENGFLWVDLPKLRI; this is encoded by the coding sequence ATGCGTATGCGCTATCGGTATGTGGCCTATCGTTACGCGGATGGGTCACAGCAGCAACTGGAGCGTCATTATCGTCAACTCTTGCAAGATGCTTTGCGGCAGAGTCAGCAGTCGATTCTCCAGCGTTCGGTGACGTGGAGGCCGCTGGCCGATATTCACGAATCGGCAGAAATGATGACGGTGAAAATTGAACTGGCGGGAATGAAAGAAGAAGATATCGAGGTTACTCTTTATAAGGATGCCCTTGTGGTCAGTGGCGAACGGCTAGACGACCACGAACATGATGCTAATTTGTACTATCACGAGGCGCAGATTCGCTATGGCCCATTCCGGGTGGAGGTATTTATTCCCGCGCCTATCGACGCCGATGCTGCCACTGCACGCTATGAAAATGGTTTTCTCTGGGTCGATTTGCCAAAATTAAGAATTTAG
- a CDS encoding beta-ketoacyl-ACP reductase, which translates to MGRLDGRVAFVTGAGRGIGAATALRLAEEGARVALADIDTEGCQQVAVELDRLGSEGLVLRCNVADSANVQDAVDQTAAHFGRLDILVNNAGVIRDNLLFKMSEEDWDTVMNVHLKGAFLCSRAAQKYMVQQKYGRIVSLSSTSALGNRGQANYSSAKAGLQGFTRTLAIELGPFGITVNAVAPGFIDTEMTRSTARRQGLDPDQVIAEASKVIPVRRVGQPRDIANVICFLASDEAGFVNGQIIYVAGGPRS; encoded by the coding sequence ATGGGACGGCTTGATGGGCGTGTCGCTTTTGTCACCGGCGCCGGTCGCGGCATTGGAGCCGCAACAGCCTTGCGACTCGCCGAAGAAGGCGCTCGCGTCGCGCTCGCGGATATCGATACCGAAGGATGCCAGCAGGTCGCGGTCGAACTCGACCGTCTTGGGTCCGAAGGCCTCGTACTACGCTGCAACGTGGCCGATAGCGCCAATGTACAGGACGCGGTCGATCAAACTGCCGCCCATTTCGGGCGCTTAGACATCCTCGTCAATAATGCTGGCGTGATCCGCGATAACCTGCTCTTCAAAATGTCGGAAGAGGACTGGGACACCGTCATGAACGTCCACCTCAAAGGCGCGTTCCTGTGCAGCCGTGCCGCTCAAAAATACATGGTGCAGCAGAAATATGGGCGCATCGTCTCCCTATCCTCCACCTCCGCGCTTGGCAACCGCGGGCAGGCCAACTACTCGTCCGCCAAAGCGGGCTTGCAGGGCTTCACACGGACGTTAGCCATAGAGCTCGGCCCATTCGGCATCACCGTCAACGCCGTCGCCCCTGGCTTCATCGATACCGAAATGACCCGTTCAACTGCTCGTCGCCAGGGACTCGATCCCGACCAGGTGATCGCCGAGGCCTCGAAGGTGATCCCCGTGCGGCGCGTCGGCCAGCCGCGCGATATTGCCAACGTCATCTGCTTCCTCGCTTCGGATGAGGCCGGCTTTGTCAACGGTCAGATCATCTATGTCGCGGGCGGACCGCGTAGCTAA